The proteins below are encoded in one region of Helianthus annuus cultivar XRQ/B chromosome 2, HanXRQr2.0-SUNRISE, whole genome shotgun sequence:
- the LOC110936079 gene encoding CBS domain-containing protein CBSCBSPB1-like: MPTTSHAGSSSSSRRSRSMALTSSSSHKKTLPPNGLPDHHRRSFSSARFMGLTGERTVKRLRLSKAITAPETTSIYEACRRMAAKKVDALLVTDSRSLLCGILTDKDIATKVIARELDFESTPVSKVMTRNPVFVLADTLAVEALQKMVQGKFRHLPVVEHGQVIALLDIEKCLYDAIARMERAAEKGKAIAAAVEGVERHWGSSVSGSNTFVESLRERMFRPSLSTILSENPKVVTVSPLDTVVAATKKMLEGHTSSAVATVDNKPVGILTSNDILMRVIAQDLRPELILVEKVMTQNPECATLDTPILNALHNMHDGKYLHLPVVDKEGAIVAIVDVLHITHAAVTTVGNTAGIDNEAASSMMQKFWDSAMATSPVAEDDDTRSENSFRFINDAETIKSLPYPSSSLPYTFPFKIQDKKGLMHRFICDTRSLADLITAILQRVGGEINRKNLPQILYEDEDHDNVVIATDSDLSAAVEYARLSGWKGLKLHLDYSGVPKRRKGSSTGSGGLDYGQRDAWTTAYSTVAAGAALVAGLGMVAFLRRGGGN; encoded by the exons ATGCCGACGACGAGTCATGcaggttcttcttcttcttctcgaAGAAGCCGAAGCATGGCGTTAACATCTTCGTCCTCGCATAAGAAAACGCTTCCTCCAAACGGACTACCCGATCATCATCGTAGATCTTTTAGCTCTGCTCGTTTCAT GGGATTAACAGGCGAGCGTACAGTGAAGCGTTTACGTCTCTCAAAGGCAATAACCGCACCTGAAACCACAAGCATTTACGAAGCATGCAGACGAATGGCTGCTAAAAAAGTTGACGCTCTTTTGGTAACGGATTCAAGATCTTTACTTTGTGGGATACTGACAGACAAG GACATTGCAACAAAAGTTATTGCTCGTGAACTTGATTTCGAGAGCACACCCGTGTCAAAAGTAATGACAAGAAACCCGGTTTTTGTACTCGCTGATACTCTTGCAGTCGAAGCCCTTCAAAAGATGGTCCAAG GAAAATTTAGACATTTGCCGGTTGTAGAACATGGACAAGTTATTGCTTTACTCGACATAGAAAAATGTTTATACGATGCAATCGCGCGTATGGAACGAGCTGCTGAAAAAGGGAAAGCCATTGCAGCTGCCGTTGAGGGTGTTGAAAGGCATTGGGGATCTTCTGTTTCAG GCTCCAACACGTTTGTGGAATCACTTCGCGAGAGGATGTTTAGGCCATCGTTATCCACCATACTCTCCGAGAATCCAAA GGTTGTCACAGTTTCGCCATTGGACACAGTGGTAGCCGCAACAAAAAAGATGCTCGAGGGTCACACGAGCTCTGCTGTCGCAACTGTTGATAATAAGCCCGTTGGCATTTTAAC ATCAAATGATATCTTAATGAGAGTGATAGCACAAGATCTTCGCCCTGAATTGATCTTAGTTGAGAAG gtgatgactcaaaatccagaatgtgctACACTTGATACACCTATCCTCAATGCCCTGCATAATATGCATGATGGAAAGTATTTACATCTTCCGGTTGTTGAtaaag AGGGAGCTATTGTTGCCATTGTTGATGTTCTTCACATAACTCATGCCGCAGTAACCACG GTGGGAAATACAGCTGGTATAGATAACGAAGCCGCAAGTTCAATGATGCAGAAATTTTGGGATTCGGCAATGGCAACAAGTCCTGTAGCCGAAGATGATGATACGAGGAG TGAAAATTCCTTCAGATTCATTAACGACGCAGAAACAATAAAATCGCTTCCTTATCCTTCGTCATCACTACCTTATACATTCCCTTTCAAAATCCAAGATAAAAAGGGCCTGATGCATAGATTTATTTGCg ATACTCGAAGTTTGGCAGATCTTATAACCGCAATACTTCAAAGAGTAGGAGGTGAAATCAACCGCAAAAACCTCCCACAGATTCTG TATGAAGACGAAGACCATGACAACGTTGTAATTGCGACAGACAGTGATCTTTCTGCAGCTGTCGAGTACGCAAGATTATCTGGGTGGAAG GGCTTAAAGTTGCATCTAGATTATTCTGGAGTACCTAAACGCCGAAAAGGGTCATCAACTGGATCAGGTGGTCTGGACTACGGTCAAAGAGACGCGTGGACCACTGCATACAGCACGGTTGCAGCCGGGGCCGCATTAGTAGCCGGTTTAGGCATGGTAGCTTTCTTGAGAAGGGGTGGTGGTAATTGA